The region GCGTTGGTCGGCGAGGTCTTCATCAGGCGCAGCGTCAGCTTGCCTGCCTTGCTCGCGGAAAGGCTATGCACGGGTGTGCCGTCCGCACCGGTCTTCATGGTGTCGGCATCCTCGGAGAATTCGATGGTGAAGCCTTCTTCCGCCACACCCGCACCGGCGCCCAGCGAGATCACACCACCGGGGCCATCCAGCGTCGCGTTGAAATTCATGAACGAATAGGTAGTCATGGAAGCTCCTTATTGATTGACGGTGACGGCGATGTCGACCGAATGGATTGCGCCGGCCATCTTGGCGGCGACCTGGAAACTGACTGATTTGCGTGCTGCGCGATCGGCCGGGCTCTGGTTGGCGATCGACGGTGCGTAGACGTAAAAGCCCTTGGGCAGGTAGTCGCCTTCGCTCAGCGTGCCGAAGCCGCCCGATTCCCAGGTGCCCGGCGCGAGAAAACCGTTCGCCACGTACTGCGAGCAGATCTTCTCGATACGCGTGGCGATCATGTGATTGCCGGCATCGGTCTGCGGGATCTTGGTCGTGCTCGTGTAAAGCAGATTGAAGACGCTGTTCTGCACGTCGATCGCGAAGTTGTCCGCGCCGATGATCGAGTCGATGAAATCGCCCGAGCAGCACACGCCCTGTTCGATGATCGCGGTGTCGTTTTCGTATGCGACGAACACGTTGCAGTTGAATGCTTCCAGCGCATTGGCCTGCGTCGTGTTCAGATTCTCCGCGGTGATGCCCGGCTCCTGCTTGAACTTCAGCGTGATCACCGTGTTGTTGGCGGTGTAGTCGGTCGTCATGATCCGCGAGAGCAGCGACGCGACGGCGTAGGCGTTCGAGCTGGAGTACTGCACCGCCGTCTTTTTGTAGCCCAGCCCTTTCAACTGATAGGCGATGTTCGACGTGTCGCCGGCAACCAGCACGGCCGGCTCCTGCGTCGTGACGCCATAGAAGTGACGGGTCGACGCCGCTTCGATATAGGTGGCCACGCTGAGATGGTCCGCATCGACTGCGCTCGGGATTTGCAGCGCGTACCACTGCTGACCGAAGTTCTGGTCGAAGAGCGTCACGGCCGAGACCGCGGTTTCCGCGGCGACGCCGGCCGCAACGTACGCGCCGGACGACGTGGACGTGAGGCCCAGCAATGCGGAGATATCGGTGCCCGTACCCGGCGCCGATGCAAAGCCGACCGACGACGTTGCGCCGGTCGTCGCGCTCGACAATTCGAAGCGGCCGAAGCTCGCGTCCCACACACAGGTCGCCGCGCCGGCGAGCGCGGTCGTGACCGCCGATGCAACGCCGTTCAGATTCGTCACGGCGCTGAGATTGATCGCCGACAGCGTTTTCTGCGTACCGTCGATCGTCACGCTCATGCCGCCGGCCGTGACCGCGGTGAAGTTCGTCAGCGCCGCGTGAGCGGCCGACAGCGTCGCACCGATCAATTGACCCGATGCGGCCGTCTTCGCCCAGCGGCCGACCATGACGGACGTCGGCTGCGGAGATTGCTCGAACCACAGCACGGCGGCTTTGTATTCTTCCGAGTTCGTACCGAAGTCGGCAGCGAGATCGCCGATATCGGCGTACGAGCGCAAACGTGAGTTGAGGTCGATGACGGCAGACGTGCCGAGAATCAGCAACGTCGACGTGTTCTGAGCCTGCGCGGCTTTCTGGGTGAGTGTGATCGCCACATTCACCAGGCGGCTGATCGGCAAAAGATTCGGCATATAGGCACCATGAAAAAAGAAAAAGCCCGCACGCGGCGGGCTGGGGAAAAACAACGGGGATGAAACTACTGCTGAACGACGAAAGGCTGTGTGTCAGGATCGTTATCGATCGATCCGTGGGCGGACAGAATGTTGAGTACCTTGTACGTGCGATGAACCTGGCGGCGCAGACGGAAGGTCAAGTCGTAACGCACCGTCCACTGCTGGGTGGTGAGCGACTGCAGCGCATTCGTCACAATGCTGCCGATATCGACGAGGCCCATGCTGTTCTGCGTCAGCATGTCCTGGTTCTGCGCGACAAAAAGTCCGTCGCCCGTCTGGGACGCGTACTGCATTCCCGCGGGTCCGTAGAAGCTGGCCAGTACCGTCAGGATTTCGTCGCGATAGAACTCGTCGGTACCGTCGTCGTTTCCGGCATGCATGACGGTCGTCGCGAAGTCCTTGTCGATGGCGGTGACGCCGATCGCACACCAATTCTGCGATGGGTCCGGCGTCGGCGGAACGGTTGCGGG is a window of Paraburkholderia sp. D15 DNA encoding:
- a CDS encoding phage protein; translation: MTTYSFMNFNATLDGPGGVISLGAGAGVAEEGFTIEFSEDADTMKTGADGTPVHSLSASKAGKLTLRLMKTSPTNALLSAMYNFQRTSPANWGQNVFTATDTVRGDVYTCQLVAFTRFPKNDYAKEAGLIEWDFNAGIIDPSLAAGL
- a CDS encoding DUF3383 domain-containing protein, whose amino-acid sequence is MPNLLPISRLVNVAITLTQKAAQAQNTSTLLILGTSAVIDLNSRLRSYADIGDLAADFGTNSEEYKAAVLWFEQSPQPTSVMVGRWAKTAASGQLIGATLSAAHAALTNFTAVTAGGMSVTIDGTQKTLSAINLSAVTNLNGVASAVTTALAGAATCVWDASFGRFELSSATTGATSSVGFASAPGTGTDISALLGLTSTSSGAYVAAGVAAETAVSAVTLFDQNFGQQWYALQIPSAVDADHLSVATYIEAASTRHFYGVTTQEPAVLVAGDTSNIAYQLKGLGYKKTAVQYSSSNAYAVASLLSRIMTTDYTANNTVITLKFKQEPGITAENLNTTQANALEAFNCNVFVAYENDTAIIEQGVCCSGDFIDSIIGADNFAIDVQNSVFNLLYTSTTKIPQTDAGNHMIATRIEKICSQYVANGFLAPGTWESGGFGTLSEGDYLPKGFYVYAPSIANQSPADRAARKSVSFQVAAKMAGAIHSVDIAVTVNQ